A genomic stretch from Polaromonas hydrogenivorans includes:
- a CDS encoding CaiB/BaiF CoA transferase family protein, with protein MTTKKSDPQPLEGVKVIELTHLIAGPYCGQLLAEEGAQVIKVEPPEGELSRHREPMRHSSQGSISGYFGALNRGKKSLALDLKNAQGVELLHGLLASTDVLVTNMRAGALARLGIHPDELHARYPRLIIACISGFGIKDAGEYADRAGLAMVAEAMSGTTGLTRDHNGNPVWCGFAMGDILAGMSTHAAILLALRNQERYGKGRILDMSLVECALPMVSVALARDQSASAELKAFAGSNDFHGVPYGAFPAVDGYVNIGVNRDDFWKRLCNAMDQPELGDDPRYAAYAERAKRQHEVFDITEAFTKKHTRAEIEAKLGAVDVPVAGILSMEEVIQDEYMRKRGAFRTVDDGIGGTMTLPADPSRFEPAPGTSRVPVLGEHREEVLRSKLGLNAEQIAKLVQAGAFGKVKPMAAVAH; from the coding sequence ATGACCACTAAAAAATCTGATCCACAACCCCTTGAAGGTGTCAAGGTAATCGAGTTAACACACCTTATTGCCGGACCGTATTGTGGTCAATTGCTGGCCGAAGAAGGGGCGCAGGTTATCAAGGTCGAGCCGCCCGAAGGCGAGCTGTCTCGGCATCGCGAGCCGATGCGTCACTCCAGCCAGGGAAGCATCTCCGGCTATTTCGGGGCGCTCAATCGAGGCAAGAAGAGCCTCGCGCTCGACCTCAAGAATGCGCAAGGTGTCGAACTTCTGCACGGCTTGCTGGCTTCAACCGACGTGCTGGTCACCAACATGCGGGCGGGCGCACTTGCACGCCTGGGCATCCACCCGGATGAATTGCATGCGCGCTATCCGCGCTTGATCATTGCCTGTATTTCCGGTTTTGGTATCAAGGATGCTGGCGAATACGCCGACCGTGCCGGCCTGGCCATGGTGGCCGAAGCGATGTCCGGTACCACGGGTCTGACCCGGGATCACAACGGTAATCCGGTGTGGTGTGGTTTTGCCATGGGCGACATCCTGGCTGGGATGTCGACGCATGCGGCGATCCTGCTTGCCTTGCGCAACCAGGAGCGCTACGGCAAAGGCAGGATTCTTGATATGAGCCTGGTCGAGTGCGCCTTGCCCATGGTGTCTGTGGCACTGGCCCGCGATCAGTCGGCCAGCGCTGAACTCAAGGCATTCGCCGGTTCCAATGATTTCCACGGGGTTCCTTATGGCGCATTCCCTGCAGTCGACGGCTACGTCAATATTGGTGTTAACCGCGATGACTTTTGGAAGCGCCTGTGCAACGCCATGGACCAGCCCGAACTCGGCGACGATCCGAGGTATGCGGCCTACGCCGAGCGCGCCAAGCGGCAGCACGAAGTGTTCGACATCACCGAGGCCTTCACCAAGAAGCACACCCGTGCCGAAATTGAAGCCAAGCTTGGCGCAGTCGACGTGCCGGTTGCGGGGATCCTCAGCATGGAAGAAGTGATCCAGGACGAATACATGCGCAAGCGCGGTGCATTCCGAACCGTCGACGACGGCATCGGCGGCACCATGACCCTGCCGGCTGACCCGTCGCGGTTTGAGCCTGCTCCCGGCACCTCGCGTGTACCGGTACTTGGGGAGCACCGCGAAGAGGTGCTCAGGTCCAAGTTGGGCCTCAATGCCGAGCAGATCGCAAAGCTCGTGCAAGCAGGGGCATTCGGCAAGGTAAAGCCTATGGCAGCAGTCGCTCATTAG
- a CDS encoding IS6 family transposase has translation MLATKGMRFPIDVILVCIRWYAAYPLSYRHLEEMMEERGVFVDHSSINRWAIRFLPLLEKVFRKHKRAVGGSWRMDETYIKVKGAWKYLYRAVDKEGKTVDFLLTARRDKAAALRFFEKAMKANGVPEKVTMDKSGANKAAMDEINARGETPVIVRQVKYLNNIVEQDHRAVKRVTKPMLNFKSFRSAKNVLAGIELMHMIRKGQFLLEGCIELSFADQFYALAGQIRPV, from the coding sequence ATGCTGGCAACCAAAGGGATGCGATTTCCAATTGACGTGATTCTGGTATGCATCCGTTGGTACGCGGCTTATCCGTTGAGTTACCGCCATCTCGAGGAAATGATGGAGGAACGCGGCGTGTTTGTCGACCATTCCTCGATCAATCGCTGGGCAATCCGGTTTCTGCCCTTGCTTGAGAAAGTGTTCCGCAAGCACAAGCGCGCGGTGGGCGGCAGCTGGCGGATGGACGAAACCTATATCAAGGTCAAGGGCGCCTGGAAATATCTCTACCGCGCGGTGGACAAGGAAGGCAAGACAGTCGACTTCCTGCTGACGGCCAGGCGCGACAAGGCCGCAGCCCTGCGGTTCTTTGAAAAAGCCATGAAGGCCAACGGTGTTCCAGAGAAGGTCACGATGGACAAGAGCGGCGCCAACAAGGCGGCCATGGATGAGATCAATGCCCGAGGTGAAACACCGGTCATCGTGCGACAAGTGAAGTACCTCAACAACATCGTGGAGCAGGACCATCGCGCTGTCAAACGGGTCACCAAACCGATGCTCAACTTCAAGTCATTTCGATCGGCCAAAAATGTCCTGGCCGGCATCGAACTCATGCACATGATCCGCAAAGGTCAGTTCCTGCTGGAAGGCTGTATCGAGCTGTCTTTTGCCGACCAGTTTTATGCATTGGCAGGACAAATCCGTCCCGTTTGA
- a CDS encoding universal stress protein translates to MYKRILVAIDATPTDENRSALKRTEQIGLLTGGTVYVLHVARSHIVPGDITGGAGLGVRSAADDVEVEDRNVVQAFVDQLSAAGIDAHGEMVSATEHDIASVIVQRAKELDVDLLVLGHQHHRGAGSVFRSSVAEQVIHQYPPISILLARPPTVG, encoded by the coding sequence ATGTACAAGCGAATTCTCGTGGCGATCGACGCCACACCCACCGACGAGAACAGATCGGCGCTGAAGCGGACCGAGCAGATCGGCCTGCTGACAGGTGGCACGGTGTACGTGCTGCATGTGGCGCGCAGCCACATCGTCCCGGGTGACATAACCGGGGGCGCGGGCCTGGGCGTGCGCAGCGCCGCGGACGACGTCGAGGTTGAAGACCGCAATGTGGTCCAGGCCTTCGTCGACCAGCTCTCCGCGGCGGGCATTGACGCGCACGGCGAGATGGTGAGCGCGACGGAGCACGATATCGCCAGCGTCATCGTGCAACGGGCCAAGGAACTTGATGTGGATCTGCTGGTGCTCGGGCACCAGCACCACCGCGGCGCGGGCAGTGTGTTTCGATCCAGCGTCGCCGAGCAGGTCATCCACCAGTACCCGCCGATCTCGATCCTGCTGGCGCGGCCGCCGACCGTGGGCTGA
- a CDS encoding MFS transporter, which produces MTTATNPGTEARRMRTVVWIVGLATLGLIFDGYDLVVYGTVVSTFLRDPSHIGTVTPAIAGVLGSYALVGVLIGALLAGTVADIVGRRKVMLFAYAWFSIGMGLTAMTATTTTFGWMRFFTGLGVGALVATTGALVSEFAPKGKKNLCNAITYSGVPLGSLLAALLAILLLQSIGWRGMFWIGALPIITLLPLAYFKMPESVAWLVSRGRLEEARAISARTGVEMPEAVPTAAAAAVPMTEGKAGYAGLFGVGYLFPTIVLGLMSATGLVLVYSLNTWLPELMLRAGFNAKGSLSFLLVLNGGAVIGALLGSRVADRFGPKPVVASCFLIGAIAIGLLTLRLPLGALLAVVAVVGLGTSGTQTLIYGFVANYYRTNVRGAGVAWCAGFGRLGGVAGPILGGFLIGGGFALDSIFYVLAGLGLLGVLLTLMVPILRAPRELRSTLIEPTAKAALGKAAASARKT; this is translated from the coding sequence ATGACAACAGCAACCAATCCCGGGACCGAAGCCCGGCGAATGCGAACCGTGGTATGGATCGTGGGGCTGGCCACGCTGGGGCTGATCTTCGACGGCTACGACCTCGTCGTTTACGGCACGGTCGTCTCGACCTTCCTGCGCGACCCCTCCCATATCGGCACCGTGACGCCGGCCATTGCGGGCGTGCTGGGCAGCTACGCGCTGGTCGGCGTGCTCATCGGGGCACTGCTCGCCGGCACCGTCGCCGACATCGTGGGGCGCCGCAAGGTGATGCTGTTCGCCTACGCCTGGTTCTCCATCGGCATGGGGCTCACGGCGATGACGGCGACGACGACAACGTTCGGATGGATGCGGTTTTTCACCGGCCTCGGCGTCGGCGCTCTGGTGGCCACGACCGGAGCGCTGGTGTCCGAGTTCGCACCGAAAGGCAAGAAGAACCTGTGCAACGCGATCACTTATTCGGGCGTGCCGCTGGGAAGCCTGCTGGCCGCCCTGCTCGCCATCCTGCTGCTGCAGAGCATCGGCTGGCGCGGCATGTTCTGGATCGGCGCGCTGCCGATCATCACGCTCCTTCCGCTGGCCTACTTCAAGATGCCCGAATCCGTGGCATGGCTGGTCTCGCGCGGTCGGCTCGAGGAGGCACGCGCGATCTCGGCACGTACCGGCGTCGAGATGCCCGAGGCCGTGCCAACGGCGGCCGCTGCGGCCGTTCCCATGACCGAAGGCAAGGCCGGGTACGCAGGGCTGTTCGGGGTGGGCTACCTTTTCCCTACCATTGTCTTGGGGCTGATGAGCGCCACCGGCCTGGTGCTGGTCTATTCGCTCAACACCTGGCTGCCCGAGCTCATGCTGCGCGCGGGGTTCAACGCCAAAGGCTCGCTGTCGTTTTTGCTTGTTCTGAACGGCGGTGCGGTAATCGGAGCGCTGCTGGGCTCGCGAGTCGCAGACCGATTCGGGCCCAAACCGGTGGTCGCGTCCTGTTTCCTGATCGGCGCCATTGCGATCGGGCTGCTGACCCTCAGACTGCCCCTCGGTGCGCTGCTGGCCGTGGTCGCGGTTGTCGGATTGGGCACCAGCGGCACGCAGACGCTGATCTACGGCTTCGTCGCGAACTACTACCGCACCAACGTCCGCGGCGCCGGCGTGGCGTGGTGTGCCGGCTTCGGTCGCCTCGGCGGTGTCGCTGGCCCCATACTGGGTGGCTTCCTGATCGGCGGCGGGTTCGCCCTCGACTCGATTTTCTACGTTCTGGCGGGGTTGGGCCTGCTGGGCGTGCTGCTGACGCTGATGGTGCCGATCTTGCGCGCCCCGCGCGAGCTACGCTCGACGCTCATCGAACCGACGGCCAAGGCTGCATTGGGCAAGGCCGCCGCCTCCGCCCGCAAGACTTGA
- a CDS encoding FAD-binding monooxygenase, which produces MQFYLNGYAPGDPDIVKENLPDAVDVLVIGSGPAGALLAAQLSNFPSISTRLIERRDRALQVGQADGIACRTVEMFEAFGLAQKLMREAYWVNETAFWRPSKQDRNRIERTGRIQDTEDGLSEFPHLIVNQARLQQYLLDYMRMSPTRLEADYGLEFVNLTVESDGEYPVVVTLRDVVKRTESVVRAKYVVGCDGARSLVRDSIGAVPSGDFANHAWGVVDMLATTDFPDIRLKAAIQSGDEGNILLIPREGGYMVRLYVDLGEIDPNKREAFRDITQEQVIETAQRVLRPYTLDVKSVVWFAVYQVGQRVTDRFDDVPVDQAGSRLPRVFIAGDACHTHSAKAGQGMNVSMQDAFNLGWKLVCVLEGRAGPELLRTYSAERHAIAQGLIDFDKEWSKIMASPPKDPMHPELGGLDPQELQAYFVKSGRYTAGVATHYAPTTVLTAQATHQALAKGFTIGMRFHSAPVVRLADAKPVQLGHAARADGAWRLYAFADASGKQLRELAAFLAESPNSPIRRFTPTGADIDSVIDVRAVFQQGHRELKVEELPSILLPRKGCFGLIDYEKAYCPDLKNGPDIFDLRGIDREQGAVVIVRPDQYVSYILPLDAHDELTAFFGQFLLDRH; this is translated from the coding sequence ATGCAGTTCTATCTGAATGGCTACGCGCCCGGCGACCCCGACATCGTCAAAGAGAATCTCCCCGACGCCGTCGACGTTCTTGTCATTGGCAGTGGGCCTGCAGGGGCATTGCTGGCCGCACAGCTGTCGAACTTCCCCAGCATCAGCACGCGATTGATCGAGCGCCGAGACAGGGCGCTCCAGGTCGGTCAGGCGGACGGCATCGCCTGCCGCACAGTTGAAATGTTCGAAGCTTTCGGTCTGGCGCAAAAGCTCATGCGCGAGGCCTACTGGGTGAACGAGACCGCCTTCTGGCGTCCGTCGAAGCAGGACCGCAACCGGATCGAGCGTACAGGCCGCATCCAGGACACCGAGGATGGCCTGTCGGAGTTCCCGCACCTCATCGTCAACCAGGCCCGCCTGCAGCAGTACCTGCTTGACTACATGCGCATGTCGCCGACGCGGCTCGAAGCCGATTACGGCCTGGAATTTGTCAATCTGACTGTCGAATCCGACGGTGAGTATCCCGTCGTTGTCACACTGCGTGATGTGGTAAAGCGCACGGAGTCCGTTGTGCGAGCCAAGTACGTGGTGGGCTGCGACGGCGCGCGCAGCCTGGTGCGCGATTCGATCGGGGCCGTGCCAAGCGGCGACTTTGCCAACCACGCCTGGGGCGTCGTGGACATGCTGGCCACGACCGACTTCCCGGACATCCGCCTGAAAGCCGCGATTCAGTCTGGCGACGAGGGTAACATCCTTCTCATCCCGCGCGAGGGCGGCTACATGGTGCGGCTTTACGTCGATCTCGGCGAGATCGACCCGAACAAACGCGAAGCCTTCCGTGACATTACCCAGGAGCAGGTCATCGAGACCGCTCAGCGTGTGCTGCGCCCGTATACGCTCGACGTGAAGAGCGTGGTGTGGTTCGCGGTGTACCAGGTCGGCCAGCGCGTCACCGACCGCTTCGACGATGTTCCCGTGGATCAGGCCGGATCCCGCCTGCCGCGCGTCTTCATCGCCGGCGACGCCTGCCACACGCACAGCGCGAAGGCCGGCCAGGGCATGAACGTTTCGATGCAGGACGCGTTCAACCTTGGCTGGAAACTCGTCTGCGTTCTCGAGGGACGCGCCGGGCCGGAACTGCTGCGAACCTACTCTGCCGAGCGCCATGCGATTGCCCAGGGTCTTATCGACTTCGACAAGGAGTGGTCGAAGATCATGGCATCGCCGCCGAAGGATCCGATGCACCCGGAACTCGGCGGGCTCGATCCGCAAGAGCTTCAGGCGTACTTCGTGAAATCGGGCCGCTACACGGCAGGTGTGGCGACGCACTACGCGCCGACGACGGTACTGACAGCCCAGGCCACCCACCAGGCGCTCGCCAAGGGATTCACGATCGGCATGCGTTTCCATTCGGCGCCGGTGGTGCGCCTGGCCGACGCCAAACCGGTGCAGCTCGGCCATGCCGCCCGTGCCGATGGCGCTTGGCGCCTCTACGCCTTTGCCGATGCGAGTGGAAAGCAACTGCGCGAACTCGCCGCCTTTTTGGCGGAATCGCCGAATTCTCCGATCCGCCGCTTCACCCCGACGGGGGCGGACATAGACAGCGTCATCGACGTTCGCGCGGTCTTCCAGCAGGGACACCGCGAACTCAAGGTCGAAGAGCTGCCGTCCATCCTGCTTCCGCGCAAGGGGTGCTTCGGTCTCATCGACTACGAAAAGGCCTATTGCCCTGACCTCAAGAACGGCCCTGACATCTTCGATCTCCGTGGCATCGACCGCGAACAAGGTGCAGTGGTGATTGTGCGCCCTGACCAGTATGTCTCGTACATACTGCCGCTGGATGCGCATGACGAACTCACCGCATTCTTTGGCCAATTCCTGCTCGATCGTCACTAG
- the fahA gene encoding fumarylacetoacetase — protein MHTLNETHNPALRSWVASANLASADFTIQNLPFAVFRRKDSAEAFRGGVAIGDQILDLAAVAASSVFSAEAASAVQAGAQDKLNALMALGANAWSALRLALSRALRAGAAEEAQLAACLVPQQDAEYGVPARIGDYTDFYTSVHHATNIGKQFRPDNPLLPNYKWVPIGYHGRASSIGVSGRSFLRPMGQTLPPGATQPSFGPSKRLDIELELGIFVGTGNALGEPVSMAQAEDHVFGMCLLNDWSARDIQAWEYQPLGPFLSKNFATTISPWIVTLEALAPYRVPFLRPEADPQPLPYLDSEANRQQGSLDIQLQVGLQTPKMREAGQGDATICRTSYRHAYWTVAQMVTHHTVNGCNLQPGDLFGSGTLSGPTLDQAGALIELTTGGKNPLQLPNGENRTYLEDGDAIVIRGWCEKAGAARIGFGECRGMVMPARQI, from the coding sequence ATGCATACCTTGAACGAAACCCATAACCCGGCGCTGCGCAGCTGGGTCGCCTCCGCCAACCTGGCGAGTGCCGACTTCACTATCCAGAACCTGCCGTTCGCGGTCTTCCGCCGCAAGGACAGCGCTGAAGCCTTCCGCGGCGGCGTCGCCATTGGCGACCAGATCCTGGACCTGGCTGCTGTGGCGGCCTCTAGCGTGTTCAGCGCCGAGGCCGCGTCCGCGGTGCAGGCCGGCGCGCAGGACAAGCTCAACGCCCTGATGGCGCTGGGCGCCAACGCCTGGTCTGCCTTGCGCCTGGCGCTGTCGCGTGCCCTGCGCGCAGGCGCGGCCGAAGAGGCCCAGCTAGCCGCCTGCCTGGTGCCGCAGCAAGATGCCGAATACGGCGTGCCGGCGCGCATCGGCGACTACACCGACTTCTACACCTCGGTGCACCACGCCACCAACATCGGCAAGCAGTTCCGTCCGGACAACCCGCTGCTGCCCAATTACAAATGGGTGCCGATCGGCTACCACGGCAGGGCCTCCAGCATCGGTGTCTCGGGGCGAAGCTTTCTCCGCCCCATGGGCCAGACCCTGCCGCCTGGCGCCACGCAGCCGTCCTTCGGTCCGAGCAAGCGGCTGGACATCGAGCTCGAACTCGGCATCTTCGTCGGCACCGGCAATGCGCTGGGCGAACCGGTTTCGATGGCGCAGGCCGAAGACCATGTGTTCGGGATGTGCCTGCTCAACGACTGGTCGGCGCGCGACATCCAGGCCTGGGAATACCAGCCGCTGGGCCCGTTCCTGTCAAAAAACTTCGCCACCACCATCTCGCCGTGGATCGTGACGCTGGAGGCGCTGGCCCCTTACCGCGTCCCCTTCCTGCGTCCCGAAGCAGACCCGCAGCCCTTGCCCTACCTGGACTCCGAGGCCAACCGCCAGCAAGGCTCGCTCGACATCCAGTTGCAGGTCGGCTTGCAAACGCCCAAAATGCGCGAAGCCGGCCAGGGCGATGCCACCATCTGCCGCACCAGCTACCGCCACGCCTACTGGACCGTGGCGCAGATGGTGACGCACCACACCGTCAACGGCTGCAACCTGCAGCCCGGCGACCTGTTCGGCAGCGGCACCCTGTCGGGCCCGACGCTGGACCAGGCCGGCGCGCTGATCGAGCTGACCACCGGCGGCAAGAACCCCCTGCAACTGCCCAACGGCGAGAATCGCACCTACCTCGAGGACGGCGATGCCATCGTGATTCGCGGCTGGTGTGAAAAGGCCGGGGCGGCACGCATCGGCTTTGGCGAGTGCCGCGGTATGGTGATGCCCGCCCGGCAGATCTGA
- the hmgA gene encoding homogentisate 1,2-dioxygenase, which yields MSTDTLHYQSGFANEFATEALPGALPEGRNSPQQAPYGLYAEQLSGTAFTAPRHANRRSWLYRIRPAAMHLPFERIGEGSRWLSRFDEVPTPPNQLRWDPLPMPDASEPTDFVDGMVTMAGNTSCGIHLYAANRSMDTRFFYNADGEMLIVPQEGRLHLATEMGVLEVEPQEIAVIPRGVRFQVSLPDGQARGYVCENYGALFKLPDLGVIGSNGLANPRDFRTPVAAYEDREGEFELLAKFNGHLWKAAIGHSPLDVVAWHGNYAPYKYDLRRFNAIGSISYDHPDPSIFLVLQSPTDTPGVDAIDFVIFPPRVLTMQNTFRPPWFHRNFASEFMGLVHGAYDAKAEGFVPGGASLHNCMSGHGPDADTFAKASSADTSKADYITGTMAFMFETPTVIQPTRYALETVQLQHEYYRCWQGLKKNFDPTRP from the coding sequence ATGAGCACAGACACCTTGCACTACCAGAGCGGCTTTGCCAACGAGTTCGCCACCGAGGCGCTGCCCGGCGCGCTGCCCGAAGGGCGCAACTCGCCCCAGCAGGCGCCCTACGGGCTGTATGCCGAGCAGCTCTCGGGCACGGCGTTCACCGCGCCGCGCCACGCCAACCGGCGCTCCTGGCTGTACCGCATCCGCCCGGCAGCGATGCACCTGCCCTTCGAGCGCATCGGGGAGGGCAGCCGCTGGCTCAGCCGCTTTGACGAGGTGCCCACGCCGCCCAACCAGCTGCGCTGGGATCCGCTGCCTATGCCCGATGCCAGCGAGCCCACCGACTTCGTCGACGGCATGGTCACGATGGCGGGCAACACCAGCTGCGGCATCCACCTGTACGCGGCCAACCGCTCGATGGACACGCGCTTTTTCTACAACGCCGACGGCGAAATGCTGATCGTGCCCCAGGAGGGCCGCCTGCACCTGGCCACCGAGATGGGCGTGCTCGAGGTCGAGCCGCAGGAGATCGCCGTGATTCCGCGCGGCGTGCGCTTTCAGGTGAGCTTGCCCGACGGCCAGGCGCGCGGCTACGTCTGCGAGAACTACGGCGCGCTTTTCAAACTCCCTGACCTGGGCGTGATTGGCTCGAACGGCCTGGCCAACCCGCGCGACTTTCGCACCCCGGTGGCCGCCTACGAAGACAGGGAGGGGGAGTTCGAGTTGCTCGCCAAGTTCAACGGCCACCTGTGGAAGGCCGCCATTGGCCACTCGCCATTGGACGTGGTTGCCTGGCACGGCAACTACGCCCCTTACAAATACGACCTGCGCCGCTTCAACGCCATCGGCTCGATCAGCTACGACCACCCGGATCCGTCGATCTTCCTGGTGCTGCAGTCGCCCACCGATACCCCGGGCGTGGACGCCATCGACTTCGTGATCTTCCCGCCGCGCGTGCTCACCATGCAGAACACCTTTCGCCCGCCCTGGTTTCACCGCAACTTCGCCAGCGAGTTCATGGGCCTGGTCCACGGCGCCTACGATGCCAAGGCCGAAGGCTTTGTGCCCGGGGGCGCGTCGCTGCACAACTGCATGAGCGGCCATGGACCGGATGCCGACACCTTTGCCAAGGCCAGCAGCGCCGACACCTCCAAGGCCGACTACATCACCGGCACCATGGCTTTCATGTTCGAGACGCCCACGGTGATCCAGCCCACGCGCTACGCGCTGGAGACGGTCCAGCTGCAGCACGAATACTACCGCTGCTGGCAGGGACTAAAGAAGAACTTCGATCCCACGCGGCCCTGA
- a CDS encoding FAD-dependent oxidoreductase, translating to MSHEFVPYPFTAQRYPASLPPLKDGLEGRRHPVVVVGGGPVGYTTALGLASHGVPVVLIEADDSVCAGSRAICISRRSLEIAERLGAVDGFLKIGLPWTGGRSFYQGTEVLHFKMPQDENQKLPPMLNLAQYHIEQILLERVQQLPELIEVRWQTQVTAIDAREDGARLTLSIPGGSYQFDADWVVAADGGRSFLRESLGLPLKGTSYEGRYVIVDILLDSDRPTERLAYFNPPCNPDSTVLVHKQPDNVWRIDYQLRDGEDPDEAIKPENVMPRVESLLEMMGEQGAWSPIWITIYKANALTLERYRQGRVLFAGDAAHLVPIFGVRGANSGIDDADNLAWKLAFVIKGLASERLLESYSDERVAAAHENLSYGTKSTEFMAPPSFAFDLMRQAVLSLAVKHAGVRPLINPRQSSAISYTASPLNAALERSAEFTAGPAPGSVLPECPLTLAGDGAPREGHITDVVAARFTALYFSEDGAVPAELHTLEQTMQTRGLPFKVLAITRRLDAEASALHGWDHTGRLFAMYGAAPGTLYLVRPDGHVLARWLQGTAVEVTAAIDRALA from the coding sequence ATGTCGCATGAATTCGTACCCTACCCATTCACGGCCCAGCGTTACCCGGCGTCGCTGCCACCGTTGAAGGACGGTTTAGAGGGCCGCCGGCACCCGGTGGTCGTCGTCGGTGGCGGGCCGGTCGGCTACACCACCGCGCTCGGTCTGGCCAGCCATGGCGTGCCGGTCGTCTTGATCGAAGCCGATGATTCGGTGTGTGCCGGCAGCCGGGCAATCTGCATCTCGCGCCGCAGCCTGGAGATCGCCGAGCGCCTGGGCGCGGTCGATGGTTTCCTGAAAATCGGCTTGCCGTGGACCGGCGGACGCAGCTTTTACCAAGGCACCGAAGTGCTGCACTTCAAGATGCCACAGGACGAGAACCAGAAGCTGCCGCCCATGCTCAACCTGGCGCAGTACCACATCGAGCAGATCCTGCTCGAGCGGGTGCAGCAGTTGCCCGAGCTCATCGAGGTCCGATGGCAAACCCAGGTCACCGCGATCGATGCCCGCGAAGACGGCGCGCGATTGACGCTGTCCATCCCTGGGGGAAGCTATCAGTTCGACGCCGACTGGGTGGTTGCGGCCGACGGCGGGCGCAGCTTCCTGCGCGAGTCGCTTGGTTTGCCGCTCAAGGGCACAAGTTATGAAGGCCGCTATGTGATCGTCGATATCCTGCTCGACAGCGACCGGCCCACCGAGCGCCTGGCTTATTTCAACCCGCCGTGCAACCCGGACTCGACCGTGCTGGTGCACAAGCAACCCGACAATGTCTGGCGCATCGACTACCAATTGCGCGACGGCGAGGATCCGGACGAGGCCATCAAGCCCGAAAACGTGATGCCTCGCGTCGAAAGCCTGCTGGAAATGATGGGCGAGCAGGGGGCCTGGTCGCCGATCTGGATCACGATCTACAAGGCCAATGCGCTGACGCTCGAGCGCTACAGACAAGGCCGGGTGCTGTTTGCCGGTGACGCGGCCCACCTGGTGCCGATCTTTGGCGTGCGCGGTGCCAACTCCGGCATCGATGACGCCGACAACCTGGCCTGGAAGCTCGCCTTCGTCATCAAAGGCCTGGCGTCAGAACGCCTGCTCGAGAGCTACTCGGACGAGCGCGTGGCGGCCGCGCACGAAAACCTGAGCTACGGCACCAAGAGCACCGAATTCATGGCGCCGCCTTCTTTTGCCTTTGACCTGATGCGCCAGGCCGTGCTCAGCCTGGCGGTCAAGCACGCCGGTGTGCGCCCCTTGATCAACCCGCGCCAGTCGTCGGCCATCAGCTACACCGCGTCGCCGCTCAATGCGGCGCTGGAGCGTTCAGCCGAATTCACGGCCGGGCCGGCCCCCGGGTCGGTGCTGCCGGAGTGCCCCTTGACCCTTGCTGGCGACGGTGCGCCGCGCGAAGGGCACATCACCGATGTGGTGGCGGCCCGCTTTACGGCCTTGTACTTCAGCGAGGACGGCGCGGTACCCGCCGAGCTGCACACGCTCGAGCAAACGATGCAGACCCGCGGGCTGCCCTTCAAGGTGCTGGCCATCACGCGTCGCCTGGACGCCGAGGCATCGGCGCTGCACGGCTGGGACCATACGGGCCGGCTGTTTGCGATGTACGGCGCGGCCCCTGGCACGCTGTATCTTGTGCGGCCCGATGGTCATGTGCTGGCGCGCTGGCTTCAGGGCACAGCGGTCGAGGTCACGGCGGCAATCGATCGGGCACTGGCTTGA